The proteins below come from a single Chitinophaga pinensis DSM 2588 genomic window:
- a CDS encoding serine hydrolase, with protein MSKTLLCTAALVASSSLCQAQDQTAALQALMTRAHVPGLSLAYVKNGKVAQTYYLGTRSNDTGGKVDTQTVFQAASLTKVAFAYGVMHLVEQGKLDLDKPLSSYYSYPDLQYDARAAKVTAREVLSHTSGLPNWRNGDTLKFKYNPGERWNYSGEGFVWLGKVVEHITGKELEPWLEETVLQPLGMERSGFIWKNEFDQNYAWPHTETGTTSGRWTPDKVNTAASLHTTADSYAKLLCALLDKKGLKPATFKTMLQPQAHSQVEQGKTTLSWSLGVGRQETAAGPAFWQWGDNGTFKAFLIGYPEKKEGLVYFANSAAGLTIAGDILQLFFGGAQPAIAWVTNEDPDIRHIALLNDLLHEPFTTAMAPFMKGSIQDTAALPESKMNWVAYRLLENRRPELAEQLFRLNTQTYPDSVDAYAGLAEAALRSGRPKEAEQWYTKAATLKPAKTNYKQMALKLDSTFVEPPVAADSSLTFFRLGDFPGAKLVSLAGTFNGWNDLEVPMRWKNGAWEAALRLAPGTYQYKFVIDGVWLSDPRNPKTHEGDMNSILVVTAK; from the coding sequence ATGAGTAAGACACTTTTATGCACCGCCGCCCTGGTGGCATCGTCCTCTTTGTGCCAGGCCCAGGACCAGACAGCTGCGCTGCAGGCATTAATGACCCGTGCCCATGTGCCGGGTCTTTCACTGGCTTATGTGAAAAATGGAAAGGTCGCGCAGACCTATTATCTCGGTACCCGGAGTAATGACACGGGTGGAAAAGTAGACACACAGACTGTTTTTCAGGCGGCTTCACTCACGAAGGTCGCTTTTGCCTATGGTGTGATGCACCTGGTGGAACAGGGCAAGCTGGATCTTGACAAGCCTTTGTCTTCCTATTACAGCTATCCCGATCTGCAATACGATGCCCGTGCCGCAAAGGTGACAGCCAGAGAAGTGCTGAGCCATACAAGCGGATTACCCAACTGGCGGAACGGAGATACCCTGAAATTCAAATATAATCCTGGTGAGCGCTGGAATTATTCCGGGGAAGGATTCGTGTGGTTGGGGAAAGTTGTGGAACATATCACCGGAAAGGAACTCGAACCCTGGTTAGAAGAAACTGTTTTACAGCCCCTGGGTATGGAACGGAGCGGTTTTATCTGGAAGAATGAGTTTGATCAGAACTATGCATGGCCCCATACAGAAACCGGTACGACTTCAGGACGCTGGACGCCCGATAAAGTAAATACAGCCGCTTCACTGCATACAACGGCGGACAGCTATGCAAAACTGCTTTGTGCACTGCTGGATAAGAAAGGACTGAAGCCGGCGACCTTTAAGACCATGTTGCAGCCACAGGCCCATAGTCAGGTAGAACAGGGTAAAACGACCCTTTCCTGGAGCCTGGGTGTTGGCCGGCAGGAAACAGCTGCGGGTCCTGCCTTCTGGCAATGGGGCGATAATGGCACTTTTAAGGCGTTTCTGATTGGTTATCCGGAGAAGAAGGAGGGATTGGTCTACTTTGCCAATAGTGCCGCAGGATTGACGATTGCAGGCGATATTCTGCAACTCTTTTTTGGCGGAGCACAACCCGCTATTGCCTGGGTAACAAATGAAGATCCCGATATCAGGCATATAGCGCTGCTGAATGACCTGCTGCATGAACCTTTCACAACAGCGATGGCTCCTTTTATGAAAGGTAGTATACAGGATACGGCTGCCTTACCGGAATCTAAAATGAACTGGGTGGCATATCGTTTACTGGAGAATCGTCGTCCGGAGTTAGCAGAACAGCTGTTCCGCCTGAATACTCAGACTTACCCTGATTCCGTGGATGCATATGCCGGACTGGCGGAGGCGGCACTGAGAAGCGGTCGTCCGAAAGAAGCGGAGCAATGGTATACAAAGGCTGCCACCCTGAAACCGGCAAAGACAAATTATAAACAAATGGCCCTGAAGCTGGACAGCACATTTGTGGAGCCACCGGTAGCTGCCGACAGCTCATTGACGTTTTTCAGACTGGGTGATTTCCCAGGTGCGAAACTGGTAAGTCTGGCCGGGACATTTAACGGCTGGAATGACCTGGAAGTACCTATGCGCTGGAAGAACGGCGCCTGGGAAGCGGCATTACGGCTGGCCCCGGGTACTTATCAGTATAAGTTTGTCATAGACGGCGTCTGGCTGTCTGACCCTCGTAATCCAAAGACACACGAAGGAGACATGAACTCCATTCTCGTTGTGACAGCTAAATAA
- a CDS encoding L-dopachrome tautomerase-related protein produces the protein MKNNFIAAVLAVTMTGMIACSKDDDHGERKLELMFEDNTYQLTGVAKEENGRLLVNYPRWSDIYQYAVVITNGKTGKTPYPDVATNQWSHGLSGLNKWVCVQSVYFDKAGTLWILDPAAPKLETIQGNGAKLVRMDKQSNTIARTYSFTPILADTSYVNDVRVDVERQYAYLTESKGGGIIVVNLADGQMRRVLQAHYSTISDPSYKFIIDGRELMKDGKPAKFNSDGIALTPDGNWLYYKPLSDDKLYRIKTEHLRNPGMTAMDLESQVEDLGHFTTTDGMIFDEKGNLYMGDLQGYRIVKLDSALRMTTLVKDDRLIWPDSYSIADGYLYISCSQIQKQPEYNNGVDKRTSPYTVYRIKI, from the coding sequence ATGAAAAACAACTTTATTGCCGCTGTGCTGGCTGTTACTATGACGGGGATGATCGCCTGTTCCAAAGATGATGATCACGGAGAACGTAAGCTGGAGCTGATGTTTGAGGACAATACCTATCAACTGACAGGTGTAGCGAAAGAAGAGAACGGGCGTTTGCTGGTGAATTATCCACGCTGGTCTGATATTTATCAATACGCCGTTGTCATAACGAATGGCAAAACCGGAAAGACGCCTTATCCTGATGTAGCAACGAATCAATGGAGCCATGGATTATCAGGTCTTAATAAATGGGTGTGTGTGCAATCTGTTTATTTTGACAAAGCAGGAACGCTCTGGATATTAGACCCGGCAGCTCCGAAATTGGAAACGATCCAGGGAAATGGCGCCAAGCTGGTGAGGATGGATAAGCAGTCGAATACAATCGCACGTACTTATTCTTTTACGCCTATCCTGGCTGATACTTCCTATGTCAACGATGTACGTGTTGACGTGGAAAGACAATATGCTTACCTGACTGAATCGAAAGGAGGGGGCATTATTGTGGTGAACCTGGCTGACGGACAAATGCGTCGTGTATTGCAGGCGCACTATTCCACGATTTCTGATCCTTCTTATAAATTCATTATTGATGGCCGGGAGCTGATGAAAGATGGTAAACCTGCCAAATTCAATTCGGACGGTATTGCATTGACACCTGATGGGAACTGGTTGTATTATAAGCCATTATCGGATGATAAGCTTTACCGCATTAAAACAGAACATCTGCGTAACCCAGGTATGACGGCTATGGATCTGGAATCGCAGGTGGAGGACCTGGGACATTTTACAACAACCGACGGAATGATCTTCGATGAAAAAGGCAACCTTTACATGGGAGATCTCCAGGGATACCGGATCGTTAAACTGGATAGTGCGCTGCGGATGACGACACTTGTCAAAGATGACAGATTGATCTGGCCTGATAGCTATTCTATAGCAGATGGCTATTTATACATCAGTTGTTCCCAGATCCAGAAACAACCTGAATATAATAATGGCGTTGACAAACGTACCTCTCCTTATACTGTATACAGGATAAAAATATAG
- a CDS encoding nuclear transport factor 2 family protein — protein MTTNKQTVTRYMEGFRKKDHEMVMSCLTDDVLWEMPGFYQLAGKGAFDREMEDDAFEPDPEIFVTRLIEEDNIVVAEGKVLSKRKDGSTLEAAFCDVFHMEDGKIRQLTNYLMEKKQELAADH, from the coding sequence ATGACAACAAACAAGCAAACCGTGACCCGTTATATGGAAGGGTTCAGGAAAAAAGATCATGAGATGGTCATGTCCTGTCTGACAGATGATGTGCTCTGGGAGATGCCGGGATTTTACCAGCTGGCAGGTAAAGGTGCTTTTGACAGGGAGATGGAGGATGATGCTTTTGAACCGGATCCGGAGATCTTCGTAACAAGACTGATTGAGGAGGACAATATTGTGGTAGCGGAAGGGAAGGTACTGTCAAAAAGAAAAGACGGCAGCACGCTGGAGGCAGCCTTTTGTGATGTGTTTCATATGGAGGACGGGAAGATCAGACAGCTGACCAATTACCTGATGGAGAAGAAACAGGAACTGGCTGCTGATCATTAA
- a CDS encoding ROK family protein, with amino-acid sequence MASSDHILAIDVGGSHIKGTILNSKGEWQMDYKRLPTPKGAKPKDVLETISALVKDMPAYDKISVGFPGYVRNGIVYTAPNLGNPNWKDIDLGQQIADLLKKPVRLVNDADQLGLGVVSGKGYELAVTLGTGFGTALLIDGYLLPHLELAHHPVTKEHDYDEYIGNKALEEEGKEKWNKRMEKVLQILKTVFNYDRLYIGGGSADELTFPLDDNIHIFTNKDGIKGGARLWDMEDKYHITTNYPK; translated from the coding sequence ATGGCATCATCCGATCACATACTGGCTATAGATGTTGGTGGTTCCCATATCAAAGGCACTATCCTCAACAGCAAAGGCGAATGGCAGATGGACTATAAAAGACTGCCTACTCCCAAGGGCGCGAAGCCCAAAGACGTTTTAGAAACGATCAGCGCGCTGGTAAAAGACATGCCGGCTTATGACAAGATCTCCGTCGGTTTTCCCGGTTATGTGCGCAACGGTATTGTATATACCGCCCCCAACCTGGGGAATCCCAACTGGAAGGATATCGACCTTGGTCAACAGATCGCCGACCTGCTTAAGAAACCCGTCCGCCTGGTCAATGATGCAGACCAGCTGGGACTGGGTGTCGTTTCCGGCAAAGGCTATGAACTGGCAGTAACCCTGGGTACGGGGTTCGGTACCGCCCTGCTGATCGACGGTTACCTGTTGCCGCATCTGGAGCTGGCACACCATCCTGTCACCAAAGAGCATGATTACGACGAATACATCGGTAATAAGGCCCTGGAAGAAGAAGGTAAGGAGAAGTGGAACAAGAGGATGGAAAAGGTACTACAGATCCTTAAAACGGTGTTTAATTACGATCGTTTGTATATAGGTGGCGGCAGTGCCGACGAACTGACTTTTCCGCTGGACGATAACATCCATATTTTTACCAACAAGGATGGCATCAAAGGCGGCGCCAGACTATGGGATATGGAAGACAAATATCATATCACGACCAATTATCCGAAATAA
- a CDS encoding RagB/SusD family nutrient uptake outer membrane protein — protein sequence MKNYCSIITAALVLFLMGACQKGPIDSLNTPVVGTISGNPTRSDLFNLVTGIESGMRINYAGYLDGVGVIGREIYRFSGSEPRYTTDLLGGGSRILDNNTFYLTNPWGSRYQVMRQCFILLDATRNARPEIASDVQKKAFSGFAKTVIGYQLLLNINMTDSSGARIPVPNGAALGAVITDPAIVLDSVLKFLDEGQTDLTGSSVMFPLSDGFAGFKDAAGLLKFNRALAARVHIYRKEWGEALTALNGSFFDLNGALNTGVFHYFSTNGGDIANTMYLAPNTNGEVRVSHPSYAANIVSGDDRLAKTALRNSPISQNGLTGTRDVVIWSSLNAPISIIRNEELILIYAEAKIQSGSLPDAIVALNRIRSLHNMTPYAGGITPAALITELLYQRRYSLFMEGHRWVDLRRYNLLGTLPKDRPDDDVWTRYPLPQNESNL from the coding sequence ATGAAGAATTATTGCTCAATTATAACTGCCGCTCTTGTACTCTTCCTGATGGGCGCTTGCCAGAAGGGACCGATCGACAGTCTGAATACGCCGGTCGTAGGTACTATCTCCGGCAATCCTACCAGGAGCGATCTGTTTAACCTGGTAACCGGTATTGAATCAGGGATGCGTATCAACTATGCAGGGTATCTCGACGGCGTTGGCGTAATAGGCCGTGAGATCTATCGTTTCTCCGGTTCGGAACCTCGCTATACAACTGACCTTTTAGGCGGTGGTAGCAGGATACTGGACAATAACACCTTTTATCTGACAAATCCGTGGGGTTCCCGTTACCAGGTAATGAGACAGTGTTTCATCCTGCTGGATGCCACCAGGAATGCACGTCCTGAAATAGCTTCAGACGTACAGAAGAAAGCATTTTCCGGTTTTGCGAAAACCGTTATCGGCTATCAGCTGCTGCTGAATATCAATATGACTGATTCCAGCGGCGCCCGCATTCCCGTGCCGAATGGTGCGGCTCTCGGCGCTGTCATTACAGATCCGGCAATCGTACTGGATTCCGTACTGAAGTTCCTGGACGAGGGACAGACTGACCTGACCGGATCAAGTGTTATGTTTCCTTTGTCAGATGGATTTGCTGGTTTTAAAGATGCGGCGGGACTGTTGAAATTCAACCGTGCATTAGCGGCCAGGGTCCATATTTACAGAAAGGAATGGGGAGAGGCGCTGACTGCCCTGAACGGCTCTTTCTTTGATCTGAACGGTGCGTTGAATACAGGCGTGTTCCATTACTTTTCTACCAATGGCGGCGACATTGCAAATACGATGTACCTGGCGCCGAACACCAATGGTGAGGTGAGGGTGTCACATCCGTCTTATGCGGCCAATATCGTGTCTGGTGATGACCGTCTGGCAAAAACAGCCCTGCGTAATTCACCCATCAGCCAGAATGGTCTGACAGGTACACGCGACGTGGTGATCTGGAGTTCGCTGAACGCACCGATCAGTATTATCCGCAATGAGGAACTGATCCTGATCTATGCGGAAGCCAAGATACAGAGTGGTTCTTTACCGGACGCCATTGTGGCGCTGAACCGTATCAGGTCACTACATAACATGACGCCTTATGCAGGTGGGATCACACCTGCTGCCCTGATTACAGAATTACTGTATCAGCGCCGTTACTCTTTATTTATGGAAGGACATCGCTGGGTTGACCTGCGACGCTATAACTTACTCGGGACCCTGCCCAAAGACAGGCCTGATGATGATGTGTGGACGCGGTACCCATTGCCGCAGAATGAGAGCAATCTTTGA
- a CDS encoding SusC/RagA family TonB-linked outer membrane protein, with amino-acid sequence MLLPKTGLLVLLFLCSTLALFAQQNISGKIKDAVSGKPIPGVTVRIQGTNRGTISDATGVYSLSVPSGNATLLVTFTGYKTQTIKVSPGANVGDITMEEDFAKLDEIVVTGLATSVKRSNLANTVVTINANQLAGTAPAQTFDAALSGKVPGALITANSGAPGGGISVKMRGITSVFGNSQPLYVVDGIFFNNSSIPAGLNDVTGAATAGNPNNQDNPSSRIADLNPADIENIEILKGASAAALYGAKAAAGVVIVTTKKGRAGKTKVSVNQETGFAKVRHLMGVRTFDAEKAADLAGAASNTDPVVQQRRQAYRDQFNAAAAAGKIYDYEKEMYGETGLILNTGLSISGGNEKTTFYMSGNRRQEHGIVKNTGYFNNSARLNIDHKLSDRISLGVTMSYIHSDADRGLTNNDNNGVTYGVALSSTPTFVDLFPNALGEYPRNPFAASNPLETRDKMTNNEVTNRFVGGANLEVRLQQSEHSSTKFIGRGGVDYFNYKTAALFPRDLQFEENALQGHSIQGNTNNTNTNLGGFLTNTFTPNENIGLTSTLGATLETGYMDNIVTAATNLVSGQSNLDASANTTTRQFRQKYRDNGIFLQEDLSLLDAITLSGGVRFDRSTNNGDYKKYYVFPKGAVSWNIARMKFWDVKSIQSLKLRAAYGQSGNVPPYGSKFTAMLGSNIGGLPGVLVDNLLGNSDIKPERQSEFEAGLDLSVLDGRVTLEATYYNKQIQDVLLRHALPGSSGYANEWKNSGDLRNKGIELGLTVIPVNTKTVKWSSTINWWRNRSRVTKLLIPPYAIGAFGNSLGTFYLEENEPATQIKGTVGSELKLIGNSEPKFQMSFFDELTILKNISIRFLIHWKKGGDNINLTQLLTDLGQTSFDYDDILHGQKAGMYRTGAGDASIYVQDASYVRIREIGVYYNVPLRNTNIIKGIRLGVSANNFFTWTSYVGYDPEVSNFGSNTITTSTSRGSNGLSTGVDVTPFPASKRGSFHIGVDF; translated from the coding sequence ATGCTTCTACCCAAAACCGGCTTGCTTGTATTGCTGTTCTTATGCAGTACACTGGCCTTATTCGCGCAGCAAAACATCTCTGGTAAGATCAAAGATGCTGTGAGCGGGAAGCCCATTCCCGGCGTCACAGTCAGAATACAGGGCACTAACAGAGGAACTATCTCGGATGCCACCGGCGTCTATTCTTTGTCCGTTCCCTCCGGAAACGCCACCTTACTCGTAACCTTTACAGGTTACAAGACACAGACCATTAAAGTAAGTCCGGGCGCCAATGTTGGTGATATCACCATGGAAGAGGACTTCGCAAAACTGGATGAAATTGTGGTAACAGGTCTCGCTACCAGCGTAAAACGTAGTAACCTGGCTAATACCGTGGTAACCATCAATGCCAATCAACTGGCCGGTACCGCTCCGGCACAGACCTTTGACGCCGCCCTGAGCGGTAAGGTGCCTGGCGCCCTGATCACCGCTAACTCCGGTGCGCCGGGTGGAGGTATCTCCGTTAAAATGAGAGGTATCACTTCCGTATTTGGTAACTCCCAGCCCCTCTACGTAGTAGACGGTATCTTCTTCAATAACAGCAGTATCCCTGCTGGTTTGAATGATGTTACCGGCGCCGCTACAGCGGGTAACCCCAACAACCAGGATAATCCTTCCAGCCGTATCGCTGACCTGAACCCCGCAGATATTGAGAATATAGAAATCCTCAAAGGCGCCTCCGCTGCCGCATTGTATGGTGCGAAAGCAGCAGCTGGTGTGGTCATCGTAACGACTAAAAAAGGTCGTGCCGGTAAAACAAAAGTGAGCGTCAACCAGGAAACCGGCTTTGCCAAAGTAAGACACCTTATGGGCGTTCGTACTTTTGATGCAGAAAAAGCAGCTGATCTTGCCGGTGCAGCCAGTAACACTGATCCGGTTGTACAACAACGCCGTCAGGCATACAGAGACCAGTTCAATGCCGCCGCCGCAGCTGGTAAGATCTATGACTACGAAAAAGAAATGTATGGCGAAACCGGTCTGATACTCAATACCGGTCTCTCTATCAGTGGCGGTAATGAAAAAACGACATTCTATATGTCCGGTAACCGCAGACAGGAACATGGTATCGTGAAGAATACCGGCTATTTCAACAACTCCGCCCGACTGAATATTGATCATAAACTGTCAGATCGTATCTCCCTGGGTGTTACGATGAGTTATATTCACTCTGATGCAGACAGGGGACTGACCAATAACGATAACAACGGTGTCACCTACGGTGTCGCCCTGTCATCTACACCTACTTTCGTGGACCTGTTCCCGAATGCATTAGGTGAATATCCGCGTAATCCTTTTGCGGCTTCCAATCCGCTGGAAACACGCGATAAAATGACCAATAATGAGGTGACCAACCGTTTTGTAGGTGGTGCTAACCTGGAGGTGCGTTTACAGCAAAGCGAGCATTCTTCGACTAAGTTTATTGGTCGTGGTGGTGTGGACTATTTCAACTATAAGACCGCTGCCTTATTCCCCCGCGATCTTCAGTTTGAAGAAAATGCCCTGCAGGGACACTCCATCCAGGGTAATACCAATAACACCAATACAAACCTCGGTGGTTTCCTGACCAATACATTTACACCGAATGAAAATATAGGTCTTACCAGTACCCTGGGCGCTACCCTGGAAACCGGTTACATGGATAACATCGTCACTGCGGCTACTAACCTGGTATCCGGACAAAGCAACCTGGACGCCAGTGCCAATACTACCACCCGTCAGTTCAGACAGAAATACCGCGATAACGGTATCTTCCTGCAGGAAGACCTCTCTTTACTGGATGCGATCACCTTGAGTGGTGGTGTGCGTTTTGACCGTTCTACCAATAACGGCGACTATAAGAAATACTATGTATTCCCTAAAGGCGCTGTTTCCTGGAACATTGCCCGTATGAAATTCTGGGATGTGAAAAGTATCCAGAGTCTGAAACTGCGTGCCGCCTATGGTCAGTCAGGTAACGTACCGCCTTACGGCAGTAAGTTCACCGCCATGTTGGGTAGCAATATCGGTGGATTACCAGGTGTACTCGTAGACAACCTGCTGGGTAACTCAGATATCAAACCGGAACGTCAGTCAGAGTTTGAAGCAGGTCTGGATCTGAGTGTGCTGGACGGTCGTGTTACCCTGGAAGCAACCTATTACAATAAACAGATCCAGGACGTATTACTGCGCCATGCATTACCTGGTTCTTCCGGTTATGCGAATGAGTGGAAGAACAGTGGCGACCTGAGAAACAAGGGTATTGAGCTGGGGCTGACAGTGATTCCTGTCAACACCAAAACAGTGAAATGGAGCTCTACTATCAACTGGTGGCGTAACCGCTCCAGAGTAACCAAATTGCTGATCCCTCCATATGCGATCGGTGCGTTTGGTAACTCACTGGGTACTTTCTACCTGGAAGAAAACGAGCCGGCTACGCAGATCAAAGGAACTGTGGGTAGCGAACTGAAACTGATCGGTAACTCTGAGCCGAAATTCCAGATGAGTTTCTTCGATGAACTGACCATCCTGAAAAATATCTCTATCCGCTTCCTGATACACTGGAAGAAAGGCGGAGATAATATCAACCTGACGCAGTTGCTGACTGACCTCGGTCAGACTTCATTTGACTATGACGATATCCTCCATGGACAGAAAGCAGGCATGTACCGTACAGGTGCAGGCGATGCGTCTATCTATGTACAGGATGCCTCTTATGTACGTATCCGTGAGATCGGTGTTTATTACAACGTGCCGCTGCGGAATACCAATATCATCAAAGGCATTCGTCTGGGTGTGTCAGCCAATAATTTTTTCACCTGGACAAGTTATGTAGGATATGATCCGGAAGTGTCCAACTTCGGTAGTAACACGATTACGACCTCTACCAGCCGCGGTAGTAACGGTCTGTCTACCGGTGTGGACGTAACGCCTTTCCCTGCTTCCAAAAGAGGTAGTTTCCATATAGGCGTTGATTTCTGA
- a CDS encoding TlpA disulfide reductase family protein, giving the protein MNRCLTVLAACCMAMPAMSQSFQIKGKLGRLKAPAKVYIGYTYDGKTVYDSADVENGNFAFDKPVAYPTNALLTVSRSGEPQTFFNASDIAHLYVEPGSIVWVTSDESIANFTSNGSKSQDDYDVYLKFMEDAEEKLSLLTAESSNTLQNDVTDKGLAAKRAYMEHFRAAMAYRKQRMKEFIQQHNDMYINLDLLEEYAGNFVDFREIEPMFNALNEKTRASSKGKAFEKKIQASKRTAIGAPAPDFGQKDSDGNRITLSSFKGKVVILNFWASWSATSRMDNQELKQIVKPYNQKDLVVINVSLDERKEQWLQAIADDKMSGYNVSDLKFLRNEVAELYNINAVPQNVLIDASGNIVARNIKGTQLSEKLAGIIGK; this is encoded by the coding sequence ATGAACAGATGCTTAACGGTTCTCGCGGCCTGCTGCATGGCGATGCCAGCGATGTCGCAATCGTTTCAGATCAAGGGAAAACTAGGAAGATTAAAAGCACCAGCGAAAGTATATATCGGCTATACTTATGATGGTAAGACTGTTTACGATTCTGCCGATGTAGAGAATGGGAATTTTGCGTTCGACAAACCTGTTGCCTATCCGACGAACGCTTTGCTGACAGTAAGCAGAAGCGGCGAACCACAGACTTTTTTTAATGCAAGTGACATTGCACACCTGTATGTAGAACCAGGATCAATTGTGTGGGTGACATCTGATGAAAGCATTGCTAATTTCACTTCGAATGGATCGAAGTCACAGGATGACTATGATGTATATCTGAAGTTCATGGAAGATGCAGAAGAAAAGCTGTCATTACTGACCGCAGAATCTTCCAACACGCTTCAGAATGACGTAACAGATAAAGGATTGGCTGCAAAGAGAGCTTATATGGAGCATTTCCGTGCTGCAATGGCATACCGGAAACAGCGCATGAAAGAATTCATCCAGCAGCACAATGATATGTATATCAACCTGGACCTCCTGGAAGAATATGCTGGTAACTTTGTCGACTTCCGTGAGATTGAACCGATGTTCAACGCACTGAACGAGAAAACAAGAGCCTCTTCAAAAGGTAAAGCTTTCGAAAAGAAGATACAGGCATCCAAACGTACCGCTATCGGTGCACCGGCTCCTGACTTCGGACAGAAAGATTCCGATGGTAACAGAATCACCCTGTCTTCTTTCAAAGGAAAAGTAGTTATTCTGAACTTCTGGGCCAGCTGGTCAGCTACCTCCAGAATGGACAACCAGGAACTGAAACAGATCGTGAAGCCTTACAACCAGAAAGACCTGGTAGTGATCAATGTCTCTCTCGACGAACGTAAAGAGCAATGGTTACAGGCAATAGCAGATGACAAAATGAGCGGTTACAATGTATCCGATCTGAAGTTCCTGAGAAATGAAGTCGCTGAACTTTATAATATAAATGCTGTTCCGCAAAACGTATTAATCGATGCATCAGGCAATATTGTTGCAAGGAATATCAAAGGGACACAATTATCCGAGAAATTAGCCGGAATAATTGGTAAATAA